A stretch of the Schistocerca serialis cubense isolate TAMUIC-IGC-003099 chromosome 2, iqSchSeri2.2, whole genome shotgun sequence genome encodes the following:
- the LOC126455612 gene encoding uncharacterized protein LOC126455612, producing MDDKKTQKSLASSWINKQLVETALNNENSGTKIRVEKAVIVDNEKEGLGYTSNILRVAATVRRENAASCDQVHLVVKYAQDQGKLKEIADDNNVFRKESLLLCEIFPEVHRLLESAEGDAFRPLAARCFLSGRQPVEFLLMEDLSAAGFRLPPAGRAFDYRHCAAALRAYARQHAASARLLRDRPDYRARSELRSKMADAEKSFFKDMLDKVMKNIAREFRTIPGYERYADKCEHLAGRSVDRMADFWTSTEVTLPVVIHCDCWKNNFMFRYDGEAVTDVRILDFQMSRVHSPAADVVSFLYVNASEEVHRRHLPGLLSLYHGALQDTLRALGLRAEAYAYPLGEFQRDVDWAHVLAVFNSAVRGMVLTSEENGADFANFFDNTDESGEVLAKACRHPDCVSYLKYVIPLFEKKGLL from the exons atggatgacaaaaaaACTCAAAAGTCTCTAGCTTCTTCGTGGATAAACAAACAATTAGTAGAGACTGCTCTGAATAACGAGAATAGTGGTACTAAAATTAGAGTGGAAAAAGCAGTAATCGTGGATAACGAGAAAGAAGGTCTGGGATACACGAGCAACATCCTGAGAGTGGCGGCCACCGTCAGACGAGAAAACGCCGCCTCCTGTGACCAGGTGCACCTGGTAGTGAAGTACGCTCAGGATCAGGGGAAGCTGAAGGAGATCGCAGATGACAACAACGTCTTCCGGAAGGAGTCACTGCTGCTGTGCGAGATATTCCCGGAGGTGCACAGGCTGCTGGAGTCGGCGGAAGGCGACGCGTTCAGGCCGCTGGCGGCGCGCTGCTTCCTGTCCGGCCGACAGCCCGTGGAGTTCCTCCTGATGGAAGACTTGTCGGCGGCGGGCTTCCGGCTGCCCCCGGCAGGTCGCGCGTTCGACTACCGGCACTGCGCCGCGGCCCTGCGCGCCTATGCCCGCCAGCACGCCGCCTCTGCCCGGCTGCTAAGGGACAGGCCCGACTACAGGGCGCGGTCAGAGCTCCGCAGCAAGATGGCCGACGCGGAGAAGTCCTTCTTCAAAGACATGCTCGACAAGGTTATGAAAAACATCGCCAGAGAATTCAGAACCATCCCGGGGTACGAGAGGTACGCCGACAAGTGCGAGCACCTAGCAGGCAGGTCCGTCGACAGAATGGCCGACTTCTGGACGTCTACTGAAGTCACGTTGCCAGTGGTGATTCACTGCGATTGCTGGAAAAACAACTTCATGTTCAGATACGACGGAGAAGCTGTTACTGACGTTAGGATTTTAGACTTTCag ATGAGCAGAGTGCACAGCCCGGCGGCGGACGTGGTGTCCTTCCTGTACGTGAACGCCAGCGAGGAGGTGCACCGGCGGCACCTGCCCGGCCTGCTGTCGCTGTACCACGGCGCGCTGCAGGACACGCTGCGCGCTCTGGGCCTGCGAGCAGAGGCGTACGCCTACCCGCTCGGCGAGTTCCAGAGGGACGTGGACTGGGCACATGTGCTCGCCGTGTTCAACAGCGCCGTCAGGGGCATGGTCCTCACGTCCGAGGAGAACGGCGCAGATTTCGCCAACTTCTTCGACAACACCGACGAGTCCGGCGAAGTTCTAGCAAAGGCATGCAGGCATCCCGACTGCGTGTCGTACTTGAAATATGTCATTCCTCTATTTGAGAAGAAAGGCCTCCTGTGA